From Lagenorhynchus albirostris chromosome 15, mLagAlb1.1, whole genome shotgun sequence, one genomic window encodes:
- the PFDN4 gene encoding prefoldin subunit 4 isoform X2, producing MAATMKKAAAEDVNVTFEDQQKINKFARNTSRITELKEEIEVKKKQLQNLEDACEDIMLADDDCLMIPYQIGDVFISHSQEETQEMLEEAKKNLQEEIDALESRVESIQRVLADLKVQLYAKFGSNINLEADES from the exons ATGGCGGCCACCATGAAGAAGGCG GCTGCAGAAGATGTCAACGTTACTTTTGAAGATcaacaaaagataaacaaatttgcaCGGAATACAAGTAGAATCacagagctgaaggaagaaatagaagtaaAAAAG AAACAACTCCAGAATTTAGAAGATGCTTGTGAGGATATCATGCTTGCAGACGACGACTGCTTAATGATACCTTATCAGATTGGTGATGTTTTCATTAGCCATTCTcaagaagaaacacaagaaatgttAGAAGAAGCAAAG aaaaatttgCAAGAAGAAATTGATGCCTTAGAATCCAGAGTGGAATCAATTCAGCGGGTGTTAGCAGATTTGAAAGTTCAGTTATATGCaaaatttgggagtaacataaACCTTGAAGCTGATGaaagttaa
- the PFDN4 gene encoding prefoldin subunit 4 isoform X1, protein MAATMKKAAAEDVNVTFEDQQKINKFARNTSRITELKEEIEVKKKQLQNLEDACEDIMLADDDCLMIPYQIGDVFISHSQEETQEMLEEAKAPDMQASRPWLTGPAAPWHVGSSRTGHEPVSPASAGGLSTTAPPGKPSARF, encoded by the exons ATGGCGGCCACCATGAAGAAGGCG GCTGCAGAAGATGTCAACGTTACTTTTGAAGATcaacaaaagataaacaaatttgcaCGGAATACAAGTAGAATCacagagctgaaggaagaaatagaagtaaAAAAG AAACAACTCCAGAATTTAGAAGATGCTTGTGAGGATATCATGCTTGCAGACGACGACTGCTTAATGATACCTTATCAGATTGGTGATGTTTTCATTAGCCATTCTcaagaagaaacacaagaaatgttAGAAGAAGCAAAG gctccggacatgcaggcttcgcggccatggctcacgggcccagctgctccgtggcatgtgggatcttcccggactgggcacgaacccgtgtcccctgcatcggcaggcggactctcaaccactgcgccaccagggaagccctctgccagGTTTTGA